Within Burkholderia cepacia GG4, the genomic segment ATGTCGAGCAGCGGCTGCTCGCTCGTCTGCAGCAGCATGTAGCCGCGGCACCAGGCGCTTTCCAGCGCAATCAGGCTGAACACCTCGCCGAAGATGATCTGGTCGCGGACGATGCACGGCGTGTCGCGCTCGATCGCCAGGCCCGGGAACAGGCTGTCGAGCCGCGCCTCGGTAATCTCCGCGATGCCGCGCACGAGCGCGTTCGGGTAGTCGCGGCCGAACAGGTATTCGTCGATCGCGCGCTTGAGCGGCGTCAGGTCGTCGGCGACGTAGGCCGCGCATGCGACCCGTGCGAGCGCATCGGGCAGCCCGTCGCGCGACGCATCCGACGCGCGGCGCAGGATGATCGGCAGCTCGGGCCGCAGCGCATCGATCTGCGTCGCGATGATCGCGCTCTCGGCAGGCGAGCCGCCGTAGTCCTCGGCGAGCAGGATCGCACCGAGATCGATGTTCGAGCGCAGCACCTTCAGCAGCCGGTTGCGCCGCACGGTCAGGCCGACCAGGTTGTGCTCGTCGCAGAAGCGCTTGATCGTCGCGGCATGCGCACGGCTGTCGTCGAGCACCAGCACCTTGCTGACGGGTTGGTCTTCGGTCATCTCGCGGAGTCCTCTGAATCGGTCAAAACAGTTCGAGCTCGCCGCCCGTGTCCACGGTGGCCGCTTCCGGCACGTGGAAATCGATCGGCGCATTCGCGCACACGCACAGCGTCGCGCCGATCCGCACATCGCCGTCGAGCGTCACGTCGTACGCGGCCACGTGGTCAGGATTCAGCGCCGGCAGGTAGTCGACGCTCGCGCCGCTCAGCAGGTACGGCGTCGACATCCCGAGATCGGGGAACGGCGCGGTCAGCGCCTGGTTGATCGCGCCGCAGCACAGGTTCGCGATTTCCATGAACGCTTCGGGCAGCGGCCGCTGCATGCTGCCGCCCTGCGCCGCCGCACCGAAATGGCGGCGGGTCGCATCGTCGTCGCGAAAGCGCAGCGCGAGCAGCAGCCGGAAGTGCAGCGCCGAGATCGTCAGCACCGCGACGTGCTCGGGCACCTTCGGCGTCGCGCGCGACTTCGTGCGTGACGGATCGTGCGACGCGTCGTGCGCAGCGCCGGCGGCCGGCCGGATCTCGCACGCGCCGCCGGACGCGAGCCGCGTGCGCGCCGCATCGAAGAAGATCCGCTCGAAGCCGGCCCGGGCCTGCGCGCTGATCACGCCGCTGCTCCTTCGAGCCGTGCATGCAGCTGCCCGGCCAGCGTCTCGACCGTCGCGAGCGCGGCCGTGATCATCTTGCCGCCGGCCTGGATGTCCTGGAACGTCGCCGCCGTCACGAGATCGTTGCGGTTCAGGCTGTCGCGATAGCTGTTCGACAGCTGCTGCGAGCGCGCGGCAAGCCCACGCACCTCGCTCGCGACGATCGAGAAGCCGCGCCCTGCCGTGCCCGCGCGTGCGGCCTCGATCGACGCGTTCAGCGACACGATCGAGACGTGCGCGACGATCGCCGACAGCTCCTGGTTCTTCATGCGCATGTCCTGGTTCTGCGTGGTCAGCGAGATCATCTGCTCGTGCCAGCGTTCGAACGTGCCGGCCAGCCCACGTAGCCGCGCGGCTTCGTCGGCCAGCTTCGTCGCGTGCTGCGCCAGCGCGGCGCGCTCGGCCGCGAGCGCCTGCAGCGCATCACGCTGCTCGCCGGTACCGGTCGCCTCGCGCGCCAGCGCGTCCTCGAGCGCCGCTTCCCGCCGCGCCCATGCGTCGGCCGCCTCGGAATGCGCCGACAGCGCTTCATCGGCCCGCGTGTCGGCCACGCCGAGCGCGTCGCGTAACGCATCCGCTTCGCGCGTCAGCGCGGCAACTAGCCGGGCTCGCGCGATGCGACACACGATCGCGGCGATTGCCGCGACCACCACGCCGCCTGCCAGCGCGGCGCCAATCGGGATCATCCACGCTTGCACGTTCACTCCACTACGTCGACGTTCGCGCTGCCGGCGCGTGCCTGCGGCTCGGCGTCGTGCGTCGCACCGTCCGCCGCGAAGCGCTCCGGCAGCGACACGATCGTCTCGAACGCGCGATACGACGCGC encodes:
- a CDS encoding methyl-accepting chemotaxis protein, with product MQAWMIPIGAALAGGVVVAAIAAIVCRIARARLVAALTREADALRDALGVADTRADEALSAHSEAADAWARREAALEDALAREATGTGEQRDALQALAAERAALAQHATKLADEAARLRGLAGTFERWHEQMISLTTQNQDMRMKNQELSAIVAHVSIVSLNASIEAARAGTAGRGFSIVASEVRGLAARSQQLSNSYRDSLNRNDLVTAATFQDIQAGGKMITAALATVETLAGQLHARLEGAAA
- a CDS encoding chemotaxis protein CheX, producing MTEDQPVSKVLVLDDSRAHAATIKRFCDEHNLVGLTVRRNRLLKVLRSNIDLGAILLAEDYGGSPAESAIIATQIDALRPELPIILRRASDASRDGLPDALARVACAAYVADDLTPLKRAIDEYLFGRDYPNALVRGIAEITEARLDSLFPGLAIERDTPCIVRDQIIFGEVFSLIALESAWCRGYMLLQTSEQPLLDMIGGTRDDGRAPDFRDVNSVLGELTNLVWGAFKNRYLGDAEALARHPVQVPLVVNHKQKFISFGGDCPQLCFKYRMTDPASGRSVRLDQRFVFSLSWSPEDFRESVPDVGPMVESGELELF